One Natrinema marinum genomic window carries:
- a CDS encoding TRAP transporter permease, protein MSTTDRRSERGVPLRALDGITYWLGAGLTLFTLLYAVSLVFGWPLEGIIAEPEWVTRVERYMILFFGMGVALYYLDYAQDRFGVTGEDTDDGAGGDAAAESGLRGIYAVIDPYIAIALAVTAVAATAYIYANFTRLQGDAFILGYNTIDHVIGGIVIALAIDVTRRAFGTVIAAVAVLSILYAHSMVGTQLFGVFRHSGMSWQQIAENGAVGISGVYDPTLMRVGSTWVAIFIMFAGLAKTFGLMEFVREIGEELGTSLRTGVVQIAVISSMIMGSITGSAAANTATTGSFTIPMIKDQGVSDDVAASIEAVASAGGQMLPPVMGVAAFLMADIIQVPYLDIVQAGVIPAALFYFSVCLAVHFTILKFGWISSDLTPFNWRLLLRGLHFTVPMGVLLVTLVVLRYSPFTAGMYTIFTTVGVMYVRNLVVRFLEVDLEDGFELETEDVSGDEIVASVARTTKQTLDGLKQGGIDMAPLVGVLAAMGVIIKLLEGTGLTARVATSIIGMSEVSILGFGGGLFVVLFLAMIASILFGLGMPTPAAYILVAILVAKPITDLGTPTIATHMFVFYFAMLSAITPPVAISVAVGARIANASFLQSCKQALRLGAPGFVIPYAFIANDSLIYWSSETLLAFPLVLAGTVGLIVATIGFDGARDLSTPVRALYVVGALGAMFGSLVHVGVQLVAAAAIVGVLLHARVVVGYEMPAETETTPEAERSALD, encoded by the coding sequence ATGTCTACAACGGATCGACGTTCCGAACGAGGCGTTCCTCTGCGTGCCCTCGATGGCATTACCTACTGGTTAGGCGCCGGTTTGACGCTGTTTACCCTGCTGTACGCCGTCTCCCTCGTGTTCGGATGGCCGCTGGAGGGGATCATCGCCGAACCGGAGTGGGTGACACGGGTCGAACGGTACATGATCCTGTTCTTCGGAATGGGGGTAGCGCTGTACTATCTCGATTACGCCCAGGATCGATTCGGCGTAACGGGGGAAGACACCGACGACGGAGCTGGCGGCGATGCAGCGGCCGAATCTGGACTCCGAGGCATCTACGCGGTGATCGATCCATACATCGCCATCGCGTTGGCCGTGACGGCAGTCGCAGCGACGGCCTATATCTACGCCAACTTCACCCGACTTCAGGGAGACGCGTTCATCCTCGGATACAATACCATAGATCACGTTATCGGCGGGATAGTGATTGCGCTGGCGATCGACGTGACTCGTCGAGCGTTCGGGACGGTCATCGCGGCTGTCGCCGTCCTCTCTATCCTGTACGCTCACTCGATGGTCGGCACGCAGCTGTTCGGCGTGTTCCGCCACTCGGGAATGAGCTGGCAACAGATCGCCGAAAACGGCGCGGTCGGGATCAGTGGCGTCTACGATCCGACTCTCATGCGGGTCGGATCGACTTGGGTCGCGATCTTCATCATGTTCGCCGGGCTCGCCAAGACCTTCGGCCTGATGGAGTTCGTCCGCGAAATCGGCGAGGAACTCGGGACGAGTCTCCGGACCGGCGTCGTCCAGATCGCCGTCATCTCCAGCATGATCATGGGATCGATCACCGGCAGCGCGGCCGCGAACACCGCGACGACCGGCAGCTTCACGATCCCGATGATCAAGGACCAAGGCGTCAGCGACGACGTCGCTGCCTCGATCGAGGCGGTCGCCTCCGCGGGCGGCCAGATGCTGCCGCCGGTGATGGGCGTCGCAGCGTTCCTGATGGCAGACATTATTCAGGTCCCGTATCTGGACATCGTACAAGCGGGGGTCATTCCGGCAGCGCTGTTCTACTTCAGCGTCTGCCTGGCCGTTCACTTCACGATCCTCAAATTCGGCTGGATCTCGAGCGACCTGACGCCGTTCAACTGGCGGCTCCTCCTCCGGGGCTTGCACTTTACCGTCCCGATGGGCGTGCTCTTGGTGACGCTCGTGGTACTCCGATACTCACCGTTCACAGCGGGGATGTACACCATCTTCACGACCGTCGGTGTGATGTACGTCCGGAACCTCGTCGTCAGATTCCTCGAAGTAGATCTCGAGGACGGATTCGAACTCGAGACAGAAGACGTCTCGGGCGACGAGATCGTCGCGAGCGTAGCCCGGACGACCAAACAGACGCTTGACGGACTCAAACAGGGGGGCATCGACATGGCACCGCTCGTCGGCGTGCTCGCGGCGATGGGCGTGATCATCAAGCTACTCGAGGGGACCGGATTGACGGCCCGCGTCGCGACGAGTATCATCGGTATGAGCGAAGTGAGCATCCTCGGGTTCGGCGGAGGACTGTTCGTCGTGTTGTTCCTCGCGATGATCGCGAGTATCCTGTTCGGGCTGGGAATGCCGACGCCCGCGGCGTACATCCTCGTGGCCATTCTGGTCGCTAAACCGATCACTGACCTCGGGACGCCGACCATCGCGACGCACATGTTCGTGTTCTACTTCGCGATGCTGTCAGCGATCACGCCACCGGTCGCAATCTCGGTTGCGGTCGGCGCACGTATCGCGAACGCGAGCTTCCTCCAGTCGTGTAAGCAGGCGCTCCGTCTCGGTGCACCCGGGTTCGTCATCCCCTACGCCTTCATCGCGAACGACAGCCTCATCTACTGGTCGAGCGAGACGCTGCTCGCCTTCCCGCTCGTGTTAGCCGGCACCGTCGGCCTGATCGTCGCGACGATCGGTTTCGACGGAGCGCGAGACCTCTCCACTCCGGTCCGCGCGCTCTACGTCGTCGGCGCGCTCGGTGCGATGTTCGGCTCACTCGTTCACGTCGGGGTACAGCTCGTCGCCGCGGCCGCCATCGTCGGCGTGCTTCTCCACGCTCGAGTCGTCGTCGGATACGAGATGCCCGCGGAGACCGAAACGACTCCCGAAGCCGAGCGCTCGGCGCTCGACTGA
- a CDS encoding thiolase family protein: MSDRQPVIVQAVRTPQGKHGGVYAETPSEQLSVPLVDEMIERTGLSGEDVDDVRWGCAKQVNEQSNNIARVIALLSELGEGVPGTTIDRLCASSAEAIMSASDAIRAGQRDAIVAGGVENMSRNERRKGIGSYEGIAEQYDAAGLAMGQTAETVAREYDISRDAQDEYGARSQQRAVEATEEGRFDDEIVPIETEDGTVTEDEGLRPGTTKEKIAGLPPAFEEDGTVTAANASQISDGAAGVMLTSREFAEEHGLEIMAEIEDHNVAGVDPTVMGIGPVPAVRGIWERNGRSAKDYDLVELNEAFASQTIYCRDELGFDDETFNVNGGAIAIGHPLGASGARLPVTLIHELRRRGGGLGLSTMCVGYGQGAAVEFRVPEQ; the protein is encoded by the coding sequence ATGAGCGATCGGCAGCCAGTCATCGTGCAGGCAGTCCGGACTCCGCAGGGCAAACACGGGGGCGTCTACGCCGAGACGCCAAGCGAACAGCTCTCCGTGCCGCTCGTCGACGAGATGATAGAGCGAACGGGCCTCTCCGGCGAGGACGTCGACGACGTGCGCTGGGGCTGTGCCAAGCAGGTCAACGAGCAGAGCAACAACATCGCGCGGGTCATCGCCCTGCTCTCGGAACTGGGCGAGGGCGTCCCGGGAACGACGATCGACCGGCTCTGTGCCTCCTCGGCGGAGGCGATTATGAGCGCCAGCGACGCCATCCGGGCGGGCCAGCGCGACGCCATCGTCGCGGGCGGCGTCGAGAACATGTCCCGCAACGAGCGCCGCAAAGGGATCGGCTCCTACGAGGGGATCGCCGAGCAGTACGACGCGGCCGGCCTCGCGATGGGCCAGACCGCGGAGACGGTCGCTCGCGAGTACGATATCTCCCGCGATGCTCAGGACGAGTACGGCGCGCGCAGCCAGCAGCGCGCGGTCGAAGCGACGGAAGAAGGCAGATTCGACGACGAAATCGTCCCCATCGAAACCGAAGACGGCACCGTCACCGAGGACGAGGGGCTCCGTCCGGGCACGACGAAAGAGAAGATCGCCGGCCTCCCGCCGGCCTTCGAAGAAGACGGCACCGTCACCGCCGCCAACGCTTCCCAGATCTCCGACGGCGCGGCCGGCGTCATGCTCACGAGCCGCGAGTTCGCCGAGGAGCACGGCCTCGAGATCATGGCCGAAATCGAGGACCACAACGTCGCCGGCGTCGACCCCACCGTCATGGGGATCGGCCCGGTACCTGCCGTCCGCGGGATCTGGGAGCGCAACGGCCGCTCGGCGAAGGACTACGACCTCGTGGAACTCAACGAGGCCTTCGCCAGCCAGACGATCTACTGCCGGGACGAACTCGGTTTCGACGACGAGACGTTCAACGTCAACGGCGGCGCGATCGCCATCGGTCACCCGCTGGGTGCCTCGGGCGCGCGCCTGCCGGTCACGCTGATCCACGAACTCCGGCGTCGGGGCGGCGGCCTCGGGCTCTCGACGATGTGCGTCGGCTACGGGCAGGGCGCGGCCGTCGAGTTCCGCGTCCCCGAGCAGTAA
- a CDS encoding long-chain-fatty-acid--CoA ligase — MTNLVTDVAETVEEHSDSAAIVYEGTELSYAEFWERTGQFAQALEDRGIGEGDRVGIYLPNLPQFVTAFYGILRAGGAIVPMNPQYKAREISHLLGDSEAKAVVSLADNVPNVLEVLDDTDVEEVVSVGGDVDGATEFDEFLADETKDIVERADDDVAVQPYTSGTTGTPKGVLLTHHNIGWTTRANADVPPGGFQASDRLVGVLPLFHIYGMSVVMNGAMYSGGTYYPVPEWDAPTVMDLLEDEELSIMFGVPAMFNDMINQPDAESYEFEALRFTNSGGSSLPIEVLERFEDLWGVELYEGYGLTETSPVTHANRENARRKGSIGQPLEGVEAKIVDEDFNKVPRVEEGPIDEDEAAIHEITGELVIHGPNVMQEYYGLPEANEEAFTESEGKRWFHTGDIGYWDEDDFFYVVDREKHMIVTGGYNVYPREVEELLFEHEDVADAAVVGIPDERRGETVKAFIVPTPDAEATPEDIKQYCLENLAEYKHPREVEFVKELPRTTTGKVQKFELRDED, encoded by the coding sequence ATGACGAATCTTGTCACTGACGTCGCCGAGACCGTCGAGGAACACTCGGACTCGGCCGCGATCGTCTACGAGGGGACCGAGCTGAGCTACGCGGAGTTCTGGGAGCGTACCGGCCAGTTCGCGCAGGCGCTCGAGGACCGCGGGATCGGCGAGGGCGACCGCGTCGGGATCTACCTGCCGAACCTCCCGCAGTTCGTCACGGCCTTCTATGGCATCTTGCGCGCCGGCGGGGCCATCGTGCCGATGAACCCGCAGTACAAAGCCCGCGAGATCAGCCACCTGCTCGGTGACAGCGAGGCGAAGGCAGTCGTCTCGCTGGCCGACAACGTCCCGAACGTTCTCGAGGTGCTCGACGACACCGACGTCGAGGAGGTCGTCAGCGTGGGCGGGGACGTCGACGGCGCGACCGAGTTCGACGAGTTCCTCGCCGACGAGACGAAAGACATCGTCGAGCGCGCGGACGACGACGTCGCGGTTCAGCCCTACACGTCGGGGACGACGGGCACGCCGAAAGGCGTCCTGCTGACGCATCACAACATCGGCTGGACGACGCGAGCGAACGCGGACGTCCCGCCGGGCGGGTTCCAAGCCTCCGACCGACTCGTCGGCGTCCTGCCGCTGTTCCACATCTACGGTATGTCCGTCGTCATGAACGGCGCGATGTACAGCGGCGGCACCTACTACCCCGTCCCCGAGTGGGACGCACCGACCGTGATGGACCTCCTCGAGGACGAGGAGCTCTCGATCATGTTCGGCGTGCCGGCGATGTTCAACGACATGATCAACCAGCCCGACGCCGAGTCCTACGAGTTCGAGGCGCTCCGATTTACCAACTCCGGCGGCTCGAGCCTGCCGATCGAGGTCTTAGAGCGCTTCGAGGACCTGTGGGGCGTCGAGCTCTACGAGGGGTACGGCCTCACCGAGACGAGCCCGGTGACCCACGCCAACCGCGAGAACGCCCGCCGGAAGGGGAGCATCGGTCAGCCGCTCGAGGGCGTCGAGGCGAAGATCGTCGACGAGGACTTCAACAAGGTCCCGCGAGTCGAGGAAGGGCCGATCGACGAGGACGAGGCCGCGATCCACGAGATCACGGGGGAACTCGTTATCCACGGCCCGAACGTGATGCAGGAGTACTACGGGCTGCCCGAGGCAAACGAGGAGGCCTTCACCGAGTCCGAGGGCAAGCGCTGGTTCCACACCGGCGACATCGGCTACTGGGACGAGGACGACTTCTTCTACGTCGTCGACCGCGAGAAGCACATGATCGTCACCGGCGGCTACAACGTCTACCCGCGCGAGGTCGAGGAGCTCCTCTTCGAACACGAGGATGTCGCCGACGCCGCCGTCGTCGGGATCCCGGACGAGCGCCGCGGCGAGACCGTCAAGGCCTTCATCGTCCCCACGCCCGACGCCGAGGCGACGCCCGAGGACATCAAACAGTACTGTCTCGAGAACCTTGCGGAGTACAAACACCCGCGCGAGGTCGAGTTCGTCAAGGAACTGCCGCGGACGACCACCGGGAAGGTACAGAAGTTCGAACTTCGCGACGAGGACTGA
- a CDS encoding IclR family transcriptional regulator: protein MGTNRDENDAEEVGVSTTRKTFALLEALKDEEGVTIAELTDRTDLSKSTAYRHLQTLTDLGYVIERDGHYYVGFRFVELGEQARSRRVGYTAAKRAVFELGQETDERAVFIVEEDNEAVYVHRYGSLSNTMIGHRRPLHSMASGKVILAEWDDVAVADYVDSVGLEALSANTITDPDALFDELETIRDRGYAVNDQEHMDGLRGVAVPVYTPDDEFLGALAAFGPTSRFTDDYVHDDLPTRLRDKAGEIRVTLAYG, encoded by the coding sequence ATGGGCACGAATCGCGACGAGAACGACGCCGAGGAGGTCGGCGTCTCGACGACGCGGAAGACGTTTGCACTCCTCGAGGCGCTCAAAGACGAGGAAGGCGTCACCATCGCGGAGCTTACCGACCGAACTGACCTGAGCAAGAGCACGGCGTACCGGCATCTGCAGACGCTGACCGACCTCGGCTACGTGATCGAACGCGACGGGCACTACTACGTCGGCTTTCGCTTCGTCGAACTCGGCGAGCAGGCCCGCTCCCGGAGAGTGGGATACACGGCGGCCAAGCGGGCGGTGTTCGAACTCGGTCAGGAGACCGACGAACGCGCCGTCTTCATCGTCGAAGAGGACAACGAGGCCGTCTACGTCCACCGATACGGGAGTCTCTCGAACACGATGATCGGGCATCGGCGGCCGCTCCACTCGATGGCGTCGGGAAAAGTCATTCTCGCGGAGTGGGACGACGTCGCGGTCGCCGACTACGTCGATTCCGTCGGCCTCGAAGCCCTTTCAGCGAACACGATCACGGATCCCGACGCGCTGTTCGACGAACTCGAGACGATTCGCGACCGCGGGTACGCGGTAAACGACCAGGAACACATGGACGGCCTTCGCGGGGTCGCCGTTCCAGTCTACACGCCCGACGACGAGTTCCTCGGCGCGTTGGCCGCGTTCGGGCCGACCAGCCGATTCACGGACGACTACGTCCACGACGACCTTCCGACGCGCCTCCGAGACAAGGCCGGCGAGATCAGAGTTACGCTCGCGTACGGCTAA
- a CDS encoding 3-hydroxyacyl-CoA dehydrogenase family protein — translation MQIAVLGAGSMGHGIAQVSAMAGHDVVLRDIEEEFVESGLEGIRENLQGGVDRDKLTESEMDAALERIEGTTDLEAAVEDADLVVEAVPEDMDLKKEVFSDVEDAASEDAVIASNTSSLSVTEMASALEHPERAVGLHFFNPPHLMDLVEIVIAEQTDERTEELAIDYVRDVEKEDVVVRDTAGFASSRLGLALGLEAIRMVDEGVASPADIDEAMSIGYGHPMGPLTLTDHVGLDVRLHIAEHLREELGERFKPPQSLRRKVRAGKLGKKSGEGYYVWEDGERVGMSGDWGDDA, via the coding sequence ATGCAAATCGCAGTGCTCGGCGCCGGAAGCATGGGACACGGAATCGCACAGGTCTCCGCGATGGCGGGCCACGACGTGGTCCTCCGGGACATCGAAGAAGAGTTCGTCGAGAGCGGCCTCGAGGGGATCCGCGAGAACCTACAGGGCGGCGTCGACCGGGACAAGCTCACAGAATCGGAGATGGACGCCGCCCTCGAGCGCATCGAGGGGACGACCGACCTCGAGGCGGCGGTCGAAGACGCCGATCTGGTCGTCGAGGCCGTGCCCGAGGACATGGACCTGAAGAAGGAGGTCTTCTCGGACGTCGAAGACGCCGCGAGCGAGGACGCCGTCATCGCCTCGAACACCTCCTCGCTGTCGGTGACCGAGATGGCCAGCGCCCTCGAGCACCCCGAGCGCGCGGTGGGGCTGCACTTCTTCAACCCGCCGCATCTGATGGACTTAGTCGAGATCGTCATCGCCGAGCAGACCGACGAGCGCACGGAGGAACTCGCGATCGACTACGTACGTGACGTAGAGAAGGAGGACGTTGTCGTTCGGGACACGGCCGGCTTCGCCAGTTCGCGGCTGGGCCTCGCGCTCGGCCTCGAGGCGATCCGGATGGTCGACGAGGGCGTCGCCAGCCCGGCCGATATCGACGAGGCGATGTCGATCGGCTACGGCCACCCGATGGGGCCGCTGACGTTGACCGACCACGTCGGGCTGGACGTGCGCCTGCACATCGCCGAACACCTCCGTGAGGAGCTCGGCGAGCGGTTCAAACCGCCGCAGTCGCTGCGCCGGAAGGTCCGAGCGGGCAAGCTCGGCAAGAAAAGCGGCGAGGGCTACTACGTCTGGGAGGACGGCGAGCGCGTCGGGATGAGCGGCGACTGGGGCGACGACGCGTAA
- a CDS encoding TAXI family TRAP transporter solute-binding subunit has translation MANEHSHTDRRSTRRSILAATGIGAATALAGCSGSGSGSDETTIRMRTSTSSTTAYSANQGLASAVNDQTDELFVEAQTSQGTEANLGALQSEDAEMVYLQNWSAYDVQQGNDPYGQLNFDMVQIFHYYDLPWFFITNDSELETLSDIGANTKVSPTPEGSGTAPALEKALSYATDGYERASVGYGSQGSAMNENQLDVGMGTLMNFAVTPSWLQQIASEVDMKVLDVEDATAQAWEDDERLLSQTVDTGSIENATTPGEIAAPTFAYNFVSRNDLDYDAVYNFLTAMHEQQSELADYHGLLATFESNDFWIKNMYDGVPFHPAAADFYKDELGVWSEDFERADEK, from the coding sequence ATGGCGAACGAACACAGTCACACGGATAGGCGTTCGACTCGACGATCGATTCTCGCAGCGACCGGTATCGGAGCCGCAACGGCGCTAGCCGGCTGTTCCGGGAGCGGTAGTGGAAGCGACGAAACGACTATTCGAATGCGGACGTCGACATCGAGTACGACGGCATACAGCGCGAATCAGGGGCTCGCGAGCGCGGTCAACGATCAGACCGACGAGCTCTTCGTCGAAGCACAAACGAGCCAGGGGACCGAAGCGAACCTCGGCGCTCTCCAGAGCGAGGACGCAGAGATGGTCTACCTCCAGAATTGGTCTGCCTACGACGTTCAACAGGGCAACGATCCGTACGGGCAGCTCAATTTCGACATGGTGCAGATCTTCCATTACTACGATCTGCCGTGGTTCTTCATCACCAACGACTCGGAGCTCGAGACGCTGTCGGACATCGGTGCTAACACGAAGGTTTCGCCGACACCGGAGGGATCCGGAACCGCACCCGCGCTCGAGAAGGCACTCAGTTACGCGACTGACGGATACGAGCGTGCCAGTGTCGGTTACGGCAGTCAGGGCAGCGCAATGAACGAAAACCAGCTCGATGTCGGTATGGGGACGCTAATGAATTTCGCAGTGACGCCCAGTTGGCTTCAGCAGATCGCAAGCGAAGTCGACATGAAGGTTCTCGATGTCGAAGACGCGACGGCCCAGGCGTGGGAGGACGACGAACGGCTGCTGTCCCAGACGGTCGACACCGGCTCGATCGAGAACGCGACGACGCCCGGCGAGATCGCCGCCCCGACGTTCGCGTACAACTTCGTCTCGCGCAACGACCTCGACTACGACGCAGTCTACAATTTCCTCACCGCGATGCACGAGCAGCAGTCGGAGCTCGCGGACTACCACGGCCTCTTGGCCACCTTCGAGAGCAACGACTTCTGGATCAAAAACATGTACGACGGGGTCCCGTTCCATCCGGCCGCGGCCGACTTCTACAAGGACGAGCTCGGCGTCTGGAGCGAAGACTTCGAGCGCGCTGACGAGAAATAG
- the rdfA gene encoding rod-determining factor RdfA: MNERSTGPGPDPKVLRLIRKYDFEGLGDDLEAEWTRPEDRTSLRTLADSFNERLLRAALAEADVETITDDVSRLYALLNGDAGSRGEQTAARRRLERAGVDVATITDEFVSYGAIRSYLTGYRNASLPETDDETCATEVSAIEGLRQRTVAVTESKLDRLCDADRLQLGSHRVLADIQVLCEECGRQYDVATLLESGACECYDS; encoded by the coding sequence ATGAACGAGCGATCTACGGGACCGGGGCCGGACCCCAAGGTCCTGCGGCTCATCCGAAAGTACGATTTCGAGGGCCTCGGCGACGATCTCGAGGCAGAGTGGACTCGTCCCGAGGACCGAACGAGCCTGCGAACGCTCGCCGATTCGTTCAACGAGCGACTTCTTCGCGCCGCGCTGGCCGAAGCCGACGTGGAGACGATCACCGACGATGTCAGCCGGTTGTACGCCCTCCTCAACGGCGACGCGGGGAGCCGCGGTGAGCAGACCGCGGCCCGCCGACGGCTCGAGCGGGCGGGCGTCGACGTGGCGACGATCACCGACGAGTTCGTTTCCTACGGCGCGATCAGATCGTATCTGACGGGATACCGAAACGCCTCGCTTCCCGAGACCGACGACGAGACGTGTGCGACGGAAGTGAGCGCCATCGAGGGGCTTCGCCAGCGAACGGTCGCCGTTACCGAGAGCAAACTCGACCGTCTGTGCGACGCCGACCGCCTGCAGCTCGGCTCCCACCGCGTCCTCGCCGATATCCAGGTTCTCTGTGAGGAATGCGGTCGACAGTACGATGTCGCCACGCTGCTCGAGAGCGGTGCGTGCGAGTGTTACGACTCGTAG
- a CDS encoding acyl-CoA dehydrogenase family protein, whose product MLDFVQLEEDLDQEERMIRDTAREFVEEHVKPDIGEHFENGTFPKELIPKMGELGFYAPNLEGYGSPNVSETAYGLLMQELEAGDSGLRSMASVQGALVMYPIHAYGSEEQKEEWLPALGEGKAIGCFGLTEPEHGSNPTAMETRAERDGDGYVLNGSKTWITNSPIADVAVVWARDQSAEDSPVRGFLVETDRDGVTTNKITEKLSLRASITGEIGLNDVHVPEENVLPGVSGMKGPLSCLTQARYGIAWGAVGAARDCFEEARQYAQDRDQFGGPIGRFQLQQRKLAEMATQITLGQLLVYRVADLKERGDLRPQHISMAKRNNVRMAREQSRVAREMLGGNGITTDYSPMRHLANLETVYTYEGTHDIHTLILGEDLTGLQAYQ is encoded by the coding sequence ATGCTGGATTTCGTTCAGCTCGAGGAAGATCTCGATCAGGAAGAGCGGATGATCCGGGACACGGCCCGGGAGTTCGTCGAGGAACACGTCAAACCCGACATCGGCGAGCACTTCGAGAACGGGACGTTCCCGAAGGAGCTCATCCCGAAGATGGGTGAGCTCGGCTTCTACGCCCCGAATCTCGAGGGCTACGGTTCGCCGAACGTCTCCGAGACGGCCTACGGGCTCCTGATGCAGGAACTCGAGGCGGGCGACTCGGGGCTGCGCTCGATGGCGTCGGTTCAGGGCGCGCTCGTGATGTACCCCATTCACGCGTACGGGAGCGAAGAACAGAAAGAAGAGTGGCTGCCGGCGCTGGGCGAGGGGAAGGCGATCGGTTGTTTCGGTCTGACCGAGCCCGAACACGGCTCGAACCCGACGGCGATGGAGACCCGCGCCGAGCGCGACGGTGACGGCTACGTTCTCAACGGCTCGAAGACGTGGATCACGAACTCACCGATCGCCGATGTTGCCGTCGTCTGGGCGCGCGACCAGTCGGCCGAGGACTCCCCGGTGCGGGGCTTCCTCGTCGAGACCGACCGCGACGGCGTCACGACCAACAAGATCACCGAGAAGCTCTCGCTGCGCGCTTCGATCACCGGCGAGATCGGTCTCAACGACGTCCACGTTCCCGAGGAGAACGTCCTGCCGGGCGTCTCCGGGATGAAGGGGCCGCTGTCCTGTCTCACGCAGGCCCGCTACGGTATCGCCTGGGGCGCGGTCGGTGCGGCCCGCGACTGCTTCGAGGAGGCCCGCCAGTACGCACAGGACCGCGACCAGTTCGGCGGCCCGATCGGCCGCTTCCAGCTCCAGCAGCGCAAGCTCGCGGAGATGGCCACCCAGATCACGCTCGGCCAGCTGCTCGTCTACCGCGTCGCCGACCTCAAAGAGCGCGGCGACCTCCGCCCGCAGCACATCTCGATGGCCAAGCGCAACAACGTCCGCATGGCCCGCGAGCAGTCCCGCGTCGCCCGCGAGATGCTCGGCGGCAACGGCATCACCACCGACTACTCGCCGATGCGCCACCTCGCGAACCTCGAGACGGTCTACACCTACGAGGGCACTCACGACATCCACACGCTGATCCTCGGCGAGGACCTCACGGGGCTGCAGGCCTACCAGTAA
- a CDS encoding acyl-CoA dehydrogenase family protein encodes MAFTLSDEQKAIRDAVREFGENEIKPVAEEHDQEGKYPEDLRRTAAEYDFVAPSIPLEYGGAGMDKIASTIVTEELWRADPGIGSAIGSAGFGSNMIMEFGDEWMKEEWLPKIADGEIASVSMISEPAHGSNVAGIETVAEKDGDEFIANGNKMWITNGTVADIGVLMAKTSPGEGHRGITAFLVEMDWDGIKTEKIDNKLGIRASDLAEVIIDDVRIPEENVIGEVDKGFYQLMEFFAAGRANVAAQAVGAAQGALDAAIEYANQREQFDQKISEFQAIQHKIAEMATKVEAARSLTYRAASQVEKNNQDVAAQYSSMAKYFASEISVEVADEGIQVHGGSGYVTDYPAERYYRDARITKIYEGTSEIQKNIIADQIL; translated from the coding sequence ATGGCATTCACGCTGTCCGACGAACAAAAGGCGATTCGCGACGCCGTGCGCGAGTTCGGCGAAAACGAGATCAAGCCGGTCGCAGAAGAACACGATCAGGAAGGCAAGTATCCCGAAGACCTCCGTAGGACGGCTGCCGAGTACGACTTCGTCGCACCGAGTATTCCCCTCGAGTACGGTGGTGCCGGGATGGACAAGATCGCCTCGACGATCGTCACCGAGGAACTCTGGCGTGCGGACCCAGGGATCGGCTCCGCGATCGGTAGCGCCGGGTTCGGCTCGAACATGATCATGGAGTTCGGCGACGAGTGGATGAAAGAGGAGTGGCTCCCCAAGATCGCCGACGGCGAGATCGCGTCGGTGTCGATGATCTCCGAGCCCGCACACGGCTCGAACGTCGCCGGGATCGAGACGGTCGCCGAGAAAGACGGTGACGAGTTCATCGCCAACGGCAACAAGATGTGGATCACCAACGGGACCGTCGCCGACATCGGCGTCCTCATGGCCAAGACGAGCCCCGGCGAGGGCCACCGAGGCATCACCGCCTTCCTCGTCGAGATGGACTGGGACGGCATCAAGACCGAAAAGATCGACAACAAACTCGGTATCCGCGCCTCCGACCTCGCGGAGGTCATTATCGACGATGTCCGTATTCCCGAAGAGAACGTTATCGGCGAAGTCGACAAGGGCTTCTACCAGCTGATGGAGTTCTTCGCCGCCGGTCGTGCCAACGTCGCTGCCCAGGCCGTCGGCGCTGCTCAGGGCGCGCTCGACGCCGCCATCGAGTACGCGAACCAGCGCGAGCAGTTCGACCAGAAAATCTCCGAGTTCCAGGCCATCCAGCACAAGATCGCCGAAATGGCCACCAAGGTCGAGGCAGCCCGCTCGCTGACCTACCGCGCCGCCTCGCAGGTCGAGAAGAACAACCAAGACGTCGCTGCCCAGTACTCGAGCATGGCGAAGTACTTCGCGTCCGAGATCTCGGTCGAAGTCGCCGACGAGGGCATCCAGGTCCACGGTGGCTCGGGCTACGTCACGGACTACCCCGCCGAGCGCTACTACCGCGACGCCCGGATCACGAAGATCTACGAGGGCACCAGCGAGATCCAGAAGAACATCATCGCCGACCAGATCCTGTAA